Within the Acidipropionibacterium acidipropionici genome, the region GTCGACATCAACCTTCAGGCGAGCCTCACCATGGTGGTCCTGGCCCTGGTGTGCGCCCTGTCGTGGTCGCTCATGCTGCCGGGCCGCGACACCGGAACCGATCGCTCGACCTCTGACGGTGACCAGCGCAGGGCCCGGGTGCCGGCCACCACCTGGCTCCACATCATCGGGCTGGGACTGCTCGGGGCGCTCGCCGGGGGCATCGAGATCGGCGGCTCCACCTGGGCGCCGCTGTACATGGACGCCCAGTTCAACTCGACCCCGTTCATCGCTGGGATGGGCTTCACCATCCTCATGGTCGCCGAGACGGCCGGGCGACTCATCGGGGACCTCATCGTCAACCGCTTCGGTCAGGCCTTCGCGGTGGCCCAAGGTTCGGTGATCTGCCTGGTCGGGATGGCGGTGGCGATCGCCTGGCCGACGACGGCGTCCACCCTGATCGGATTCGCCGCGGCCGGCTGGGGAGTGGCCACCATCATCCCGTTGGCCATGAACGTCGCCGACAGCCTGCCCGGGGTGCGCTCCGGGGCTGGGCTGACCATCGCCACCTGGGTGATGCGGCTCGGCTTCATGCTCTTCCCGATCGGCATCGGCGCCCTGGGCGACGCCGTCGCCCTGCGCTG harbors:
- a CDS encoding MFS transporter, with the protein product MTSAASATRFAPPRQAVRARMGTLMLFATNGLTFASLIPRYPEIKADLGASQTLWGLAVGIGPIGGLALGLATARLMSRFGSRNVAAWPQILSTAGLLLMANAPHVGWVFVAMIAMSAFDAVTDTAMNYQALRVQEMYKRSIINTFHGWWSVGAVLGGFIGSAMAQWRVDINLQASLTMVVLALVCALSWSLMLPGRDTGTDRSTSDGDQRRARVPATTWLHIIGLGLLGALAGGIEIGGSTWAPLYMDAQFNSTPFIAGMGFTILMVAETAGRLIGDLIVNRFGQAFAVAQGSVICLVGMAVAIAWPTTASTLIGFAAAGWGVATIIPLAMNVADSLPGVRSGAGLTIATWVMRLGFMLFPIGIGALGDAVALRWAMICLPAGALVMLALVPLVGAGRRRRAPEAV